GATGAACGATTGCTGAAGCCTCACGATAAAGAGAACTCAGATCTTCCTCGCTAACGTATCCTAAGAATTTGACTTGCTTTTGGATGTCGAAACTCTCAACACGAGCTAAGAGTTCTTGCATATAATTTTCCTGTTGCTTACCATTTGGTTTACCAGTTATGACAAAGATTGTATTGGGATGTTTTTTGAGTACCAAGGGAACTGCATCAAGTAAGTAACGGTGACCTTTATGTTCTTGCATCCGAGTAACTGTTAAGAACATAGGATCTGGTGGTAAGTTATGTTTGGCTCTAATATCAAATTGATGAGGGATATTGCGCAAATGGTCAGGATTAATACAGGAAGGAGCAATTACTGAGTTAGGCAGTCTATGAAGTTCTGGATAGCCACTCTTGACCTTATTAGTAGTAAAAATTATGTGAGCTGCTGGTATTCTTTTCAATAACTTATCAACCCAATCAAAATGATATGGATAGTCATGCAGATGCCACACTTCAGGAACTTTAGCAAATTGGGATGCTAAACCGCTGTATGCATGACCGGTATGGTTAGAATGAATTAATTTGACGTCAGTATTTTTAACTACCTTAAATAGCCATTCTATTCCTTCCCATACAGTTTTAATTTGCCGATAACGGTGAGGTTTAAACTCATAAACTTCTGCCCCTTTTTGCTTGGCTAGCTCTGCTATTGGACCAGGTCGCATACAGGCTAAAATGGCTTCTATCTGCCATTTTGGCAAATGTTCTATCAAGCTAAGAAATACTTTTTCAGCTCCACCCAACTCTCCAACTGGAGAAACAAACAGAATTTTTAATGACATAATTCGCTAATATTAAGTTTTTACTCGGCTAAGATCATACCTCACTCCTTCACCTTAGGAATGAGTTAACATTAGACAAAATTTCTGTGTTATGTCTATGTATAAATAATTTTGTATAGGTGCTTAACAGCTTGTCTAATTTTTAGTAATATTTATTGATGATAAAGAATTTGATTTAATCGGACGCTCGTTTTGGTAGTACTTTTGACCCGCCATTCCTATTCCTGTAAGGGCCCATAAAAGTGCAGCCCCAACTCCTGACATTGGGTTACCCATCGGCAATATTGCTAAAATACTGATGACAATCGAACGTACAGTGCAGATAAATTGATCGAAACGAG
Above is a window of Cyanobacteria bacterium GSL.Bin1 DNA encoding:
- a CDS encoding glycosyltransferase, producing the protein MSLKILFVSPVGELGGAEKVFLSLIEHLPKWQIEAILACMRPGPIAELAKQKGAEVYEFKPHRYRQIKTVWEGIEWLFKVVKNTDVKLIHSNHTGHAYSGLASQFAKVPEVWHLHDYPYHFDWVDKLLKRIPAAHIIFTTNKVKSGYPELHRLPNSVIAPSCINPDHLRNIPHQFDIRAKHNLPPDPMFLTVTRMQEHKGHRYLLDAVPLVLKKHPNTIFVITGKPNGKQQENYMQELLARVESFDIQKQVKFLGYVSEEDLSSLYREASAIVHPALSEGFGLVLLEAMLLGTPVIAAAADGPSELIADSQTGLLVPPADSEKLAKAMMRLLNTPNLARTLSDQGMVAAEKLSVDKMVEATVNVYRSLVGSSE